In Pongo abelii isolate AG06213 chromosome 5, NHGRI_mPonAbe1-v2.0_pri, whole genome shotgun sequence, a single genomic region encodes these proteins:
- the LOC100190801 gene encoding histone H4: MSGRGKGGKGLGKGGAKRHRKVLRDNIQGITKPAIRRLARRGGVKRISGLIYEETRGVLKVFLENVIRDAVTYTEHAKRKTVTAMDVVYALKRQGRTLYGFGG; this comes from the coding sequence ATGTCTGGTCGTGGCAAAGGCGGTAAAGGTTTGGGTAAAGGAGGTGCTAAGCGTCACCGGAAAGTGCTGCGGGATAACATCCAAGGAATCACCAAGCCGGCCATTCGGCGCCTTGCTAGGCGTGGTGGGGTAAAGCGAATCTCTGGTTTGATTTATGAGGAGACCCGTGGTGTTCTCAAGGTGTTCCTGGAGAATGTGATCCGGGACGCTGTGACCTACACGGAGCACGCCAAGCGCAAGACTGTGACTGCCATGGATGTGGTTTACGCGCTCAAACGTCAGGGACGCACTCTGTACGGCTTCGGCGGTTAA
- the LOC134761588 gene encoding histone H3.1, translating into MARTKQTARKSTGGKAPRKQLATKAARKSAPATGGVKKPHRYRPGTVALREIRRYQKSTELLIRKLPFQRLVREIAQDFKTDLRFQSSAVMALQEACEAYLVGLFEDTNLCAIHAKRVTIMPKDIQLARRIRGERA; encoded by the coding sequence aTGGCTCGTACTAAACAGACAGCTCGCAAGTCCACCGGCGGTAAAGCGCCGCGCAAGCAGCTGGCTACCAAGGCCGCTCGCAAAAGCGCGCCGGCTACCGGCGGCGTGAAAAAGCCTCACCGTTACCGCCCGGGCACTGTGGCTCTGCGCGAGATCCGTCGCTACCAGAAGTCGACCGAGCTGCTGATTCGGAAGCTGCCATTCCAGCGCCTAGTGCGAGAAAtcgcccaggacttcaagaccgaCCTTCGCTTCCAGAGCTCAGCGGTGATGGCGCTGCAGGAGGCTTGCGAGGCCTACTTGGTAGGGCTCTTTGAGGACACAAACCTTTGCGCCATCCATGCCAAGCGAGTGACTATTATGCCCAAGGACATCCAGCTCGCTCGCCGCATTCGCGGAGAGAGAGCGTAA
- the LOC100435391 gene encoding histone H2A type 1-B produces the protein MSGRGKQGGKARAKAKTRSSRAGLQFPVGRVHRLLRKGNYSERVGAGAPVYLAAVLEYLTAEILELAGNAARDNKKTRIIPRHLQLAIRNDEELNKLLGRVTIAQGGVLPNIQAVLLPKKTESHHKAKGK, from the coding sequence ATGTCTGGTCGCGGCAAACAAGGCGGTAAAGCTCGCGCCAAGGCTAAGACTCGGTCTTCTCGTGCAGGTTTGCAGTTTCCCGTGGGCCGAGTGCACCGCTTGCTCCGCAAAGGCAACTACTCCGAGCGCGTCGGGGCCGGCGCGCCGGTGTATCTTGCGGCGGTGCTTGAGTACCTGACCGCCGAGATCCTGGAGCTGGCGGGCAATGCGGCCCGCGACAACAAGAAGACCCGCATCATCCCTCGCCACCTGCAATTGGCCATCCGCAACGACGAAGAGCTTAATAAGCTTTTGGGGCGTGTGACCATCGCGCAGGGTGGCGTTCTGCCTAATATTCAGGCGGTACTGCTGCCCAAGAAGACTGAGAGCCATCATAAGGCCAAGGGAAAGTGA
- the LOC100435754 gene encoding histone H2B type 1-B, whose product MPEPSKSAPAPKKGSKKAITKAQKKDGKKRKRSRKESYSIYVYKVLKQVHPDTGISSKAMGIMNSFVNDIFERIAGEASRLAHYNKRSTITSREIQTAVRLLLPGELAKHAVSEGTKAVTKYTSSK is encoded by the coding sequence ATGCCTGAACCCTCTAAGTCGGCTCCAGCCCCTAAAAAGGGCTCTAAGAAGGCTATCACTAAGGCGCAGAAGAAGGATGGCAAGAAGCGTAAGCGCAGCCGCAAGGAGAGCTACTCTATCTATGTGTACAAGGTTCTGAAGCAGGTCCACCCCGACACCGGCATCTCATCCAAGGCCATGGGGATCATGAATTCCTTCGTCAACGACATCTTCGAGCGCATCGCGGGCGAGGCTTCCCGCCTGGCGCACTACAATAAGCGCTCAACCATCACCTCCAGGGAGATCCAGACGGCTGTGCGCCTGCTGCTGCCTGGGGAGCTGGCTAAGCATGCTGTGTCCGAGGGCACCAAGGCAGTTACCAAGTACACTAGCTCCAAATAA